The following nucleotide sequence is from Salvia splendens isolate huo1 chromosome 2, SspV2, whole genome shotgun sequence.
GTCTTGACCATCAAAGTTTCCTCCGGTTCTCCGCCCAAACAGCCCCAAGACCCCTTAAGGACATCATTCGAATGAAAGAAATGGGAATACCCAACATCCGAGTCAGGTGCGAAGACCATGACTAGTACAGGTGCCGCGGAAGGAAGGACTGATCTTGAGATCATTGGACGCTGGAGAGTACGATGGGGTCGGGCCAACCTGGGCATGTCCCCGTCCTACTCTTATAGTGTATTTGTTCTTGTGGTTTTTGTAAATGTTTTTGGTTCCCTAGACACAGTCGGATTAGCCTTCTTGTActcccacgaaccctccaccgtgaaggtgtttgattaaaaaaaaaaaagattgcatgaaaaagggtaagactcaacattgaaaagaggacagaacaatatgcaaagcaagccaacaagggtcggaaacaagtcatctttgagccgggagattgggtttggttgcatatgagaaaggagagatttccttcgaaaagaaagtccaagttgcagccaagaggagatggaccattccaagtgattgcaaaagtcaatgataatgcttacaaactagacttacctggtgagtttaatgtaagtgctactttcaatgtttatgatttatctccttatgttggtgaattagattcgaggacgaatcctcttgaagaagaagggaatgatggagacacaccaaagctgatctacaaggacaagaagatggatccattgatcattccaagtgggccaattacaagagctagagctaagaagataagggagtccatgttgcttttagttgttgaaataaaagcccaattacaaGATCATTCTACgttgggccaagtggtgaatattattcaagtttgtgggcagcccaaggcttgaagtttggagtcactacatatcacattttggaggcccaaattgatgatacatgatgcattttcgtccaagttggagcatccaaaatgaagggtctattttagttacattttatgttaaataagtgactttagatatcctagagttacaccaaaggtttaggagttacttttcttttattatgagtctttttaagtgtcttaagttgtactaatgatgtgagactttcaagagtccattctagcctataaataggcttgtaagcatgtcattttagacaccattgatcaaatacgaaatagactttgtcttgtgagttgaattctctttgtagaggttttcacttgtttggaacttatcaagatactttgagcaagttcttgtggcgttcaaccataccgaggttcttggctgatcatatagccatcgGGTCGGGGTTTTctaagctctggaagtggatcaaaccagattttcaatcaagggagtccgctgccaaaccttatacgtggggttcttggatcaatatatccaacgggtccttcgtcgtatcccaatccatatcatagGATATGTGTGGAGATTGATATCTCCAAcccctatgtaatcaaatacaaaaagggaaaagaaaacattgtggctgatgcattgtctcggaggtacattttgatcgctactttgagttctaagttgcttggttttgagagtattaaggaaatgtatgataaagacccggacttttcttctatctatttagctagtgagcatgctgcatttgacaagttctatagtcatgatggctatttgtttagagaaaataaattgtgcattcctaaaggttctatgcgtgaattgcttgtgcgtgaagctcaTGGCGGTGGTTTAATGGGGaattttggagtccataagacaatggatgttttgcatgaacatttcttttggcctaaaatgtgtgtggatgttgaaagaatttgtaaaagatgcataacttgcctgcaagccaagtctaaatcacacccacatgattttttttttaatcaaacaccttcacggtggagggttcgtgggtccctcatccctatatttcaaaaggagttgtgtacaaaacgtggccacacccgaaagtagTGTGCCTACACaaaaattaggagtagtatgcggtccggttcCACAAACCCGGAccacatcatactccctttcaaaagagagcccacctatAGATCCTTGccgagattttttttttttttatccaacaccatcatggtggagggttcgtgggccCCTCATCCCTACATTTCAAAAGACGGTGCatacaaaacgtggccacacccaaaagtgatgTGCCATAACAATCTTAGGAGTAGAGTGCGGTCCCAAACAACAAGCCCGAACCTCATTATACTCCCttacaaaatcaaaatacaattaaacaaAGACCAAAGTCGATACCCTCCTATCCTCCAAATCAGTCTATTCTTCATCCTCATGTTGGACCCTAATGTTCGGAACTCCCATTGCTTCCATCCTAGTGATCGCACTGAGGTGTCTCGGCATCATGTGGGCACTCATTCGGTaatagttgtgacattctaATCCCATTTTAGCCAGAAGGTCTCCGGCCCTATTCCCTTCCCGATGAATGAAGGTGGCTCGCACGTCTTGATGGCGCTTGAGGAGTGAAATTTGCGCCAACACCCGGCTAGTGTGTGCCGAACCCCAACTTGTACCATTTAGGAGCTGGACCACTTGTAgtgcatccgactcaacccAGATAGGTCGATTGAATTCTAAGGCAAGGTCCAATCTGAGATGAACGGCATGGAGCTCCGCCTCGAGGGCTGAGTGAGCCGCAAGCGGGGAAGCGAACGCTGCAAGCACTTTTCCGGTATGGTCTCGGATGATACCACCTCCCCCGGCTTTATCCGACGCTTCCACATAAGCACCATCGGTGTTAAGCTTGATCCAGGGGGGTCATCCGGTGGGTGCCATTTAATTGCCACCACTAGCGGCCTATGGCTCCGTGATTCAGCATTGCTTGGGATGGTGATTTTGAGGcgaactcccttccaatgcttccTCTTGTATATCCCATTAGCCATACTATTTCTGATGAAGACTTGCACTTGCCAGACTACATTAAATGGCTTAAATTGTACCGATTGGTGGCGACTTCTATTCCGTTCTGCCCAAATGAACCATAATATGAGATACGGCAAGGCCCGGCTTAAGTGTTTCCTACCCGATTGACGAACTCTCTTTGCCCAGACTTCAAGCCGATCCGGTATAGTGTCATTGATCCGTAGAGGTGATGAAGAGCCCTCAAACTATGCATCAAATTCCCTCCATATCCCGCGAGCCCCGTCCCCTTgtatgaagagatgttggagagATTCGATCCTTGGTCTatgtgggcagcattggcatttgtACGCCAATTCCATTCGTCTCCATTGTAGCTTTGTATCCACCGGAATGCGGTTGGAGAGTAGTCGCCATATAAAGATGGCAATAGATGATGTGAGGCTCGCTCTCCAAATGTCATTCAGGCCCTGAACAATCGGCCTTTGGCTTCTCAAGGTCTCCCATGTAGTAGCTAGCGAGAACTCTCCATTAGGTGATAACTTCCATCTTGGCACATCCGGCCCGTCCGAGATGATTGGTGTATCGAGAATCCTCTGGACGATATGTTGTGCTAGTCCAGCTTGTGCTTGAAGGATCCGTAACTTAGTCTCATCCCATGCACCATCAGTAATATAATCCGCCACGCGCTCAAGAGGCCCTCCTCTATCGTCAAGGCTAAGTTCTCTTAAGGGAAGTTCTCCGAGCCATAAGTCGTCCCAGAATAGCATCTTTCCTTCACCCACCACCCATCGAATATGCGGTTGAGCCTGGGCCCGGGCCTTCAAAATCCTCTTCCAAGTAGGGCTGCCCCTCCCCATGGCTTTAGCTGTGAGTGGAGAAGCCTTATGGCAATATTTGGCCATCATGTAcgtagcccaaagggagttttgttccctAAACCGCCACCACAACTTGATACTAAAAGCTCGTAAGATTTCCTTGATCTTCCGAATGCCTAAGCCTccttcggccgtgggtaggCAAACCTGGTCCCAACTTATCCAGTgtgtccttttcttctcattagtTGACCCCCAAAAGAACCGAGCgatctgctgatccaattgcttgagGGCACCACCCGTAGGCTCAATAGCTTGAAAAATGTGTAGGGGGATCGCTTCTAGTGTGCTTTTAATCAAAGtgagtctccccccaaaggagagGTGACGATGGGCCCACCCAGAGATCCTAGCTGAGATTTTCTCCCGGAGGAACAAGAACATACTCGTGCGCTTCaccccccggtaaatagggactcAAGGTAAAGGAAGGGAAACGAACCTCGTGAGAAACCTCCTTCGCTTTGTATTGTGTTTGTCCAGCCTTCATTAGCATCGGctatatagaaattactcttgtaGAGGTTGATTTGCTGACCAGACACCTCGGCATAGTGATCCAGACAGCCACGAAGCCTCCGAAGGCACtgccgcttgcgtgaagatgatgatgtcatcCGCATAGGCAAGGTGGTTGATCTCAATACTTCCCCGGGTTGCTTTGAATGTCATCTCTTTGTTGCCAAGGATGAGTTTATCAAGTAGtctcgagagatagtccgcCACTAGAACGAAGACGGCGGGGGAGATGGGATCCCCTTGCCTTAGTCCACGGGTGGATTTGAAGAAGCCTGCCGGCGCCCCATTAATAAGAATCGAAAACCAACAAGATCCAATGCACCTTTCAATGAGCGTCACCCATTGTTCGGGGAAGCCCATGTGCTTAAGGACTTTtaggaggaacggccattggactcgatcataggccttagccatatcaatcttaATTGCAACATTAGGGGCCGGGGTGCTTCGttggagctcatggaacatctcctgtgcaaggAGCACATTATCATTAAGAAGCCTCCCTTTGACGAACCCACTTTGATTCGGTGCGACAACACAAGGGAGAAGTGGGGCAAGTCGCTTCGTGAGGACTTTGGTAATTACCTTATTGATCACGTTGCACAAGCTAATTGGTCTGtagtctccccaagtctcgggtatcggcttcttggggatgagaactatactcgtggccgtgaagcttcgAGGGAGGAAGGTCCCACCGAAAAATTGCCTAACCGCATCCATCACATCTGGACCCACaatgccccaacaagcttggaagaaTAATGCCGAGAATACATCCGGGCCCGGAGCACTATTGGCCGAGATGTCGAATACCGCTCGTTTCACCTCATCCGCATCCGGAGGCTTCAGGAGGTCCATCAAAAGCTCCGAGTGGGGGAGGCGTTGTAGGAGGCTTAGGTCCAGATCCGCAAGTTCCGGATAGCTCGGGGCTAGGAGGTTCtgaaagaactcaaccgccgattcTTTGATAGCCTTGTCATCCGTGAGTTCACACCCATTGGCgttgatcttgtggatgcgtAGCCGGatcttcttctgcttcacccagctttggtagaacctagTATTTTTATCCCCTTCTTCTAGCCAACGGAAGGCCGCCTTCTGccgccaaaaatcttcctccattttaAGAAGTAATATGTACTcggcaatttgtttgttgacctccgTTCTATTCCGGCCCGAGGGGTCACCTTCAAACTCCGCTTGTGCCTCTGCAATCTTTTCTTCATAGGTTTTTAAGTTGGAGTGAATATTCCCAAACACCTCTTTGTTCCAACTTTTAAGCGTACTCTTGATCCTTGCTAACTTGATCTTCAAATTGAGGATGCCCTCGGCCTCCGTGGGAGCCATCCAATCTTCTTTTACCATGTCACCGAATCCctcatgccggacccacatgttttggaaccggaacgctTTCCCGCCCGTAAAGATGTTAGTCGGCCTGCATCTAGCAAGGAGAGGTCTGTGGTCAGACGCGATGCGTGGGAGATTTGTGACTCTTATTGCCTCAAACGTTTGAGCCGTCGTCTCGCTAATCAGCACCCTATCCAACCTTTCCATAAGGCCATTCTTAGCCCAGGTGAAATCTGATCCATCATAGCTTGGGTCCATAAGACCACAATCCTCAATGGCTTCAGCAAAATCAACCATTTCCGCTTGACGATTTGTGTCGCTCCCCGTCCTGTCTTGAGAagagaggattgtgttgaagtcccctccaataaaCCACGGCATCCCATCCGAGAGTTGTGTGATATCCCTCAACTTTTCTCATAGGACATGTCGCTCCCCTCTCGTGAATTTAGCATATACGGCCGATAGCATAATAGGGGTTGAGATCCAAGGGCAAGTGAACCTCCCATGTAGCAGCTGTTCCGAGTCATCCAACGCATCATAATCCATCCCTTCTTTCACAAAgatccaaattttcccattgATGTTCGAGCCCttgaaggacagccccaacaACTTCGAAAACTTGCCCGGATTGGGGGGAATAaacggttccattattgcaagaaaacaaatattataagaactaattagtctttttaggacgttttgggttgatgCATTTGCGATctccctaacgttccaaaatagaagATTTAATGACATGATTAACTAGAGGAGTTCGTACCCGGTGGGATTGACGTCCCCCCTTGAAATTCAATTATTTGAAGGCCATTCCCTTCATGAGGTGTCACGGCTTCCATATGGGTGGGGTTGGCTCCATCATCGTTTTCATTGTGAGCGGTGGAGTCCTCCCAATTCTCCTCTtcttccatatcattctccATGAAGTTCTCTCGCTCCATGAGGGAGAAATACCGATTAGTGCTCATGTGATTTGGTGATTCTTGTGCTTCGGTGTTTGTTAAAACAAAGGGTTTGAAATGGCCTTTCGGATGAACAAGGTTACCCGATGTCGGGTTCGCTGCGGGCCGCGCCAAGTCCGCACCTCTCGGCTTACCCCCACGTCCACTACCAAATGAAGGCCATTTGGCGGATGGTTCTCTAGATTGGTTGTCATATCGCTCATCGTGGACGATGACTATTTCCTTACACCCCCgtccttgcatgtcacccaatAAGTCCGGTCCCGGCCATTCCGTCCCCGATTGTGCCTTGGCCTTCGGGTTCATCCGAGCATTTCTTTCTTTCCCATTGTGCTTCCCTTGTTGCTGCCATTCCATGTTACTTTCGGATTTCCTCGACTCAACATTACTCTCTTTTGTTCCTATTTCTCCATGTTGTGACTGTTTTGGTGTTGCTATGTTGTAATTTCGCTTTGGAGGTCGAGCCGTCTTCCCGAAAGCATAACACACTTCACTTTTGTGTCCAACATGTTTGCAATCTACACAATAAGgtgggatcttatcccactttacTTGCTGCACCAAGGGGCGCCCACAAATATCTAGGATGATCTCCTCGGGTGGagcctttgtttttttttttaactgtCAAACACCTTagcggtggagggttcgtgggtccctcatccctatatagcAAAATATTTCTCGGTTACAATTAGCCTAGCTCGAGGCTTAGGGTTACAAGCGGCTATTACAACTAACTATTACAACCAAAACAAGGACAATCAAAAGGCTAAATCACCACAAGAGTAAGTAGGGGTCGTGTCACAAATGGCTCGACACCCGCCTACTCTACGGTGTCCTCCTAAGCATCTTCCTCGGCACGGACCCGGAAGTTCGGAATCCCCATTTGTTCCATTCGAATGACATCTTGGACGGCTCTTGGTAAGTCTTGGGCCTCCAAGACTCGACTGTGACTCAAGTCGACACCAATTTTCGCAAGTAAGTCAGCCGCCTTATTGCCTTCACGGTGGATGAAGGTAGTTCGGAGTGTGAGTTGAACGCTTGTGTAAGGTCATGTGGGCCATGGCTTGGCGAGTGTGAGCAGGCCCCCAACTTGGCCCTTTAATGAGATTGAGTGCTTGCTCGGCGTCCGATTCGAGCCAAATTGGTTTCTCAAGCTCCGAGGCCAGCATCAAGCCGTGGTGCATGGCGAGTAGTTCGGCTTCGAGTGGTGAATGTGCTTCGAGAGGGAGCGCATAGGCGACGAGCGCCTTACCCAAATGGTCTCGAATGAGGCCGCTTCCCCCAGCTTTTCCTGTTGCTTCATTAAAGGACCCGTCCGTATTAAGTTTGATCCAGGCCTGATCCGGTGGTTCCCACTTAACCATCATAGCGAGTCGCGGTAGCCGTTGAGGTTCGGCATGGCTTGGGATACTGACTCCGAGCCTAACCCCTCTCCAATGCTTTGGCTTAAGCCTCCCATTGGCCATGCTGTTTCGGACGAAAGTGAGGATTTGCCAAATCACATTGCTCGGTTTGAATTGAACATCATGATGGCGGCTTCTATTTCTCTCTGCCCAGAGGAACCAGAAGATAAGGTAAGGCATGGCTCGGCTGAGGTGCTTCCTTCCCGGCTGCTGCACTCTTCTCGCCCATACCTCAATTCTTGTTGGGATCGTGTCATTGACCACGAGAGTGGGGGCCGAGCCTTCGAACCACCCGTCGAATTCCCTCCACACTCTTGTTGCACCTACTCCTtgaatgaagagatgttggagagACTCGGTACTAGGCCTGTGTGGGCAGCACTGGCATTTGGATGCGAGTTCAATCTTGCGCCATTGCAGCTTTGCGTCAACAGGGATGCGGTTAGAAATGAGCCTCCAATTGAAGATAGCGATGGTAGTTGTGAGGCCAGCCGTCCAAATCTCCTCGAGCCCTTGGATGATGGGTTGAGGCGACCGGACCGTCTCCCAAGTCGAGGCTAGCGAGAAATCTCCTCGCCTTGTGAGCGTCCATCGTGGGATGTCCGGCTCCCCGGGGAGTATCGGGGTTTTGCAAATTTGATCAATGATCTGTTGGGGAAGGCCCGCCTGGTCATGGAGAACTTGGAGTTTTGGAGCATCCGTGATAAAATCCAAGACAATCGTTGTAGGGCTGCCCCTCTCGTCGAAACATAGCCCCCTAAGAGGGACGTTGCCAAGCCATatatcatcccagaagtagatctTACCTTGACCAACAATCCAACGAATGTGCGGGTGAGCGTGGGCCCAAGCTTTGGCCAGCCTCCTCCACGTCGGGCTATTCCTTCCCGTGATCCTTGGCGAAAGTGGCGAGGAATTGGCGCAATACTTTCTCATCATGTACCGGGCCCATAAAGAGTTCTGTTCTCTGAACCGCCACCAGAGTTTAATGTTGAATGCTCTTAGAACTTCTATGAACTTTCGGATCCCGAGCCCTCCCTCCTTGGTGGGGAGGCACATTTGGTCCCAGCTGATCCAATGTGTCCGTTTTTTCTCAGTCgtcgagccccaaaagaagcgagccaaTTGCTGATCGAGTAGCTTAAGGGTTCCGACCGTGggctcaatggcttggaagatgtgaaTAGGAACTgcctcaagagtgctcttaatgagAGTTAGCCTTCCTCCAAAAGATAGATAACGATGCGCCCATCCGGAAATCCTTCTAGCGATCTTCTCTCGAATGAACATGAACATTTCGGTTTTCTTGACTCCACGGTATATAGGGACCCCCAAATAGAGGAATGGGAAGGACCCCCGAGCAAAGCCTCCTTCGTTTTGGATTTCATGCGCCCAATGCTCGTGCGCTTCAGCAATATAGAAATTGCTTTTTGCAAGATTGATCTGCTGCCCGGAGACTCTCTCATACCCGTCAAGGCACTCTCTAAGCCGACGCAATGGGGTTGCAGCTGCTTGAGTGAAGATAATAATGTCATCGGCATATGCTAAGTGGCTGATTTCCATGCACCTCCTGGCCGCTTTGAAGGTCATCTCTTTTTTACCAAGGATGAGCTTGTCGAGGGTACTGAAGAGATACTCTGCGGCAATCACAAACAACGCCGGGGAGATGGGGTCTCCTTGTCTGAGCCCCCGAGTAGATTTGAATAATCCAGTTGGGACACCGTTaataaggaccgagaaccaacaagaaCCAATGCACCTTTCAATCAGGTCGATCCACGCATCCGAGAAACCCATGCGCCGAAGCACCTTGATCAAGAAGCTCCATTGCACTCTATCATACGCCTTGGCCATGTCGATCTTAATGGCCACATTCGGTGCAGGGGAGCACCTTGCTAATtcgtggaacatctcttgggcgaGGAGGGTGTTGTCATGTAGGAGCCGCCCCTTCACGAATCCACTCTGGTTCGGGGAGATAACCTGTGGCAAAAAAGGCGCAAGGCGTGCGGTTAGAACTTTTGTAATAATCTTGTTGAGGACGTTGCAAAGGCTTATGGGGCGATAATCGGCCCATGTCTCGGGCGAGGCCTTCTTCGGGATAAGGACAATGTTTGTAGCCGTAACGCTCCGAGGGAGGTAGGCCCCAAGAAAGACCTGTTTTATGGCTTCCACCACATCCGTTCCAAGAATCCCCCAACATGTTTGGTAGAAGAcggccgagaagccatccggacCTGGAGCACTGTCCCCGGAGATGTCAAAAACCGCTTTCTTCACCTCCTCAGAGTTCGGTGGGTAGTGTAGCTCCTCAAGATCCGTTGAGGGGGGGAGTTGT
It contains:
- the LOC121776141 gene encoding uncharacterized mitochondrial protein AtMg01250-like, whose translation is MGFPEQWVTLIERCIGSCWFSILINGAPAGFFKSTRGLRQGDPISPAVFVLVADYLSRLLDKLILGNKEMTFKATRGSIEINHLAYADDIIIFTQAAVPSEASWLSGSLCRGVWSANQPLQE